From the Pecten maximus unplaced genomic scaffold, xPecMax1.1, whole genome shotgun sequence genome, one window contains:
- the LOC117320831 gene encoding uncharacterized protein LOC117320831 produces MGDSQQKAFDTIVSLLASPPVLAYVDFTKPFIVNTDASVEVRTDKNPLTYVTTTAKLDAASHRWLASLSNFNFKLVYRAGRLNGDADGLSRRPYRQEEVFPYVARAVTCASLSTREELPLAETVVLSNTSSLGPESNTLDIGNAKLFGVDWEKQQSLDKHLRRVIEFVREGVRLDKKILKHEPEEVCQYMRKWRLLRLVNPTRNQLASTTARVLYEQFIVHYSFPSRIHSDQGRHFESKVIKELCKIAGVEKTTPNHPIGNGMVERFNQTLLKMLGTIEEEQKSSWKSYVTPLVHAYNATKHETTGYSPHYLMFGWHPRLGVDAFIGIDTSSET; encoded by the exons ATGGGGGATAGTCAGCAGAAGGCTTTTGATACCATTGTCAGTCTTCTCGCTTCTCCACCAGTGTTAGCATATGTAGACTTCACTAAGCCTTTCATTGTTAACACAGATGCCTCTGTAGAAG TACGTACAGATAAAAACCCTCTAACCTATGTGACGACCACAGCGAAGCTTGACGCAGCGAGTCATAGGTGGTTAGCCTCACTCTCAAACTTTAACTTTAAATTAGTTTATAGAGCGGGCCGTCTCAATGGGGATGCTGACGGGTTGTCAAGACGACCGTATCGGCAAGAGGAAGTTTTCCCATATGTAGCGAGAGCAGTTACCTGTGCTTCTTTGTCCACTAGGGAGGAGTTGCCTTTAGCAGAAACTGTGGTTCTCTCAAATACATCATCCCTAGGACCGGAGAGCAACACCCTAGATATAGGGAATGCAAAACTCTTTGGTGTGGATTGGGAAAAACAACAGTCCTTAGATAAACATCTTAGGAGGGTGATAGAGTTTGTCAGGGAGGGGGTTCGACTTGATAAAAAGATATTGAAACACGAACCCGAGGAGGTGTGTCAATATATGCGGAAGTGGCGCCTGTTGAGGCTAGTTAATCCAACCAGGAACCAATTAGCGAGTACCACCGCCAGGGTGTTGTACGAACAATTTATCGTCCACTACAGCTTTCCTTCCCGAATTCACAGTGACCAGGGCAGGCATTTTGAAAGCAAAGTTATCAAAGAACTTTGTAAGATAGCTGGAGTGGAGAAAACTACCCCTAACCATCCTATCGGCAATGGCATGGTCGAACGGTTCAACCAAACCCTGTTAAAAATGTTAGGTACTATAGAGGAAGAACAAAAATCCAGTTGGAAATCCTATGTGACTCCTCTTGTTCATGCATACAATGCAACAAAACATGAGACCACGGGGTATTCTCCTCATTACCTAATGTTTGGTTGGCACCCTAGACTTGGTGTAGATGCATTTATTGGCATCGATACCAGTTCTGAGACT